The following proteins are encoded in a genomic region of Thioclava nitratireducens:
- the dctP gene encoding TRAP transporter substrate-binding protein DctP — translation MLRTFVKSLALGAVLASGLGMAAQAQDDTITLRAVANSNTNDEDYDGLVVFKNYVENASNGKIKVDLFIGTQLCSNGAECLQGIADGSLDIYISTSGGAAGIFPYVQVLDLPYLMPNDRVAEEVLTHTDFTSQLRKMALADSDNMIRLMTIGNTGGWRNFANTKHTVKTPEDLKGMKIRTIVADLPQELVKAMGASPTPIPWPELFTALQTGVVDGTKNGITDIMNMKFPEAGLKYVTLDGHAYMAALWWMNNQKFKDMSPDMQRVIVDGFAALQQATFASPKRKSIAAYEEFKKDGGEIYVPTPEQKKQFQDAAQPVYGWFKDNVQNGGEVFDDLQSAVDEASKTVDAERASELN, via the coding sequence ATGCTCAGAACTTTCGTGAAATCGCTTGCGCTGGGGGCCGTGCTGGCCTCGGGGCTCGGCATGGCCGCGCAGGCTCAGGACGATACGATCACGCTGCGCGCGGTCGCCAACTCGAACACGAATGACGAGGATTACGACGGTCTCGTCGTGTTCAAGAACTATGTCGAGAACGCCTCGAACGGGAAGATCAAGGTCGACCTCTTCATTGGCACGCAGCTGTGCTCGAACGGGGCAGAGTGTCTGCAGGGCATCGCGGATGGCTCGCTCGACATCTACATCTCGACCTCGGGCGGGGCTGCGGGGATCTTCCCCTATGTGCAGGTGCTTGACCTGCCGTATCTGATGCCGAACGACCGGGTTGCCGAAGAGGTGCTGACCCATACCGACTTCACCTCGCAGCTGCGCAAGATGGCGCTGGCGGACAGCGACAACATGATCCGCCTGATGACGATCGGAAACACCGGCGGCTGGCGCAACTTCGCCAACACCAAGCACACGGTGAAAACGCCCGAGGATCTGAAAGGCATGAAAATCCGCACCATCGTCGCGGACCTGCCGCAGGAGCTGGTGAAAGCGATGGGTGCCTCGCCGACCCCGATCCCGTGGCCGGAACTGTTCACCGCGCTGCAGACCGGCGTCGTGGACGGCACCAAGAACGGCATCACCGACATCATGAACATGAAATTCCCCGAGGCCGGGCTGAAATACGTCACGCTCGACGGGCATGCCTACATGGCGGCGCTGTGGTGGATGAACAACCAGAAGTTCAAGGACATGTCGCCCGACATGCAGCGCGTGATCGTGGACGGGTTCGCGGCGCTCCAGCAGGCGACCTTCGCTTCGCCCAAGCGCAAGTCGATTGCCGCCTATGAGGAGTTCAAGAAGGACGGCGGCGAGATCTACGTGCCGACGCCCGAGCAGAAGAAGCAGTTCCAAGATGCGGCGCAGCCGGTCTATGGCTGGTTCAAGGACAACGTCCAGAACGGTGGCGAAGTGTTCGACGACCTGCAATCCGCGGTCGACGAGGCTTCGAAGACGGTCGATGCCGAGCGCGCGAGCGAACTGAACTGA
- a CDS encoding TRAP transporter small permease, with amino-acid sequence MTLLTILARPLVRLNDILLAIGRWAGVVAVAAMVIAILIQIWFRYVLNNALPWPDEAARFCMLWMGGLMAPSAFRSGGFVAIDMLAAMLPKLVARGLTLVLLVFSLMVSVAALKLGWDGITGFGGKFATASLWVPDSLAFDAWIRVPRSWMMASLVVGFALLVLVNIELILRNLLALRTGDDPLPPVLAIAGGAE; translated from the coding sequence ATGACCCTGCTGACAATCCTGGCCAGGCCGCTGGTCCGGCTGAACGACATCCTGCTCGCGATCGGACGCTGGGCGGGCGTCGTCGCCGTGGCGGCGATGGTCATCGCGATCCTGATCCAGATCTGGTTTCGCTACGTGCTCAACAACGCGCTGCCCTGGCCTGACGAGGCGGCGCGGTTCTGCATGCTCTGGATGGGGGGGCTGATGGCGCCCTCGGCCTTCCGCTCGGGCGGGTTCGTGGCGATCGACATGCTCGCGGCGATGCTGCCGAAGCTGGTCGCGCGCGGCCTGACGCTGGTGCTTCTGGTGTTCTCGCTGATGGTCTCGGTCGCGGCGCTGAAACTCGGCTGGGACGGGATCACCGGCTTTGGCGGCAAATTCGCGACCGCCTCTCTCTGGGTGCCCGACAGCCTGGCCTTCGACGCCTGGATCCGTGTGCCGCGCAGCTGGATGATGGCCTCGCTCGTGGTGGGCTTCGCGCTTCTGGTGCTGGTCAATATCGAGCTGATCCTGCGCAACCTACTGGCCCTGCGCACCGGAGACGACCCGCTGCCGCCCGTGCTCGCGATCGCTGGAGGGGCAGAGTGA
- a CDS encoding SDR family oxidoreductase — MTRILITGAGGMIGRVLTAELAESGHEVIATDLASPETLPEAVRFVAMDVTTDAPGKVIARERPEVIVHLASIVTPGPGMGRELAYRVDVEGTRKVLAAALSVSVRRLVVTSSGAAYGYHADNPVPLRESDPVRGNPEFAYADHKRQVEEMLAEARATHRALEQVVLRVGTVLGKGTDNQITALFRKPRLLAIRGCESPFVFIWTRDLARILIRAATDGPPGIFNVAGDGALGVTDLARRLGKPVRRLPALGIKAALAIAHPLGLSRYGPEQVRFLQYRPVLANDALKEVFGYTPELTSAEVFDLWAREAGL; from the coding sequence ATGACCCGGATCCTGATTACCGGTGCGGGCGGCATGATCGGCCGCGTGCTGACCGCAGAACTCGCCGAAAGTGGCCACGAGGTCATCGCGACCGATCTGGCATCCCCCGAGACGCTGCCTGAAGCCGTGCGCTTCGTGGCGATGGACGTCACCACCGACGCTCCCGGCAAGGTCATCGCGCGCGAACGGCCAGAGGTGATCGTGCATCTCGCCTCCATCGTGACGCCCGGTCCCGGCATGGGCCGCGAGCTAGCCTACCGCGTCGATGTGGAGGGCACGCGCAAGGTGCTCGCGGCTGCGCTTTCGGTCAGCGTGCGGCGACTTGTCGTGACTTCGTCGGGCGCGGCCTATGGCTATCACGCCGACAACCCCGTGCCGCTGCGCGAAAGCGATCCGGTGCGCGGCAATCCCGAGTTCGCCTATGCCGATCACAAGCGGCAGGTCGAGGAGATGCTGGCCGAAGCGCGCGCCACCCACCGTGCCCTCGAGCAGGTCGTGCTGCGGGTCGGAACGGTTCTTGGGAAGGGCACCGACAACCAGATCACCGCGCTGTTTCGCAAGCCGCGCCTGCTCGCGATCCGGGGTTGCGAGAGCCCTTTCGTCTTCATCTGGACCCGCGATCTGGCGCGCATCCTTATACGTGCCGCGACCGATGGCCCGCCTGGCATCTTCAACGTCGCGGGAGACGGCGCACTGGGCGTCACCGACCTCGCAAGACGTCTCGGCAAACCGGTGCGCCGCCTGCCCGCGCTCGGCATCAAGGCCGCGCTCGCCATCGCCCATCCGCTGGGCCTGAGCCGCTACGGGCCCGAACAGGTGCGCTTTCTGCAATACCGCCCCGTCCTTGCCAACGACGCATTGAAGGAAGTCTTCGGCTACACGCCAGAGCTGACCAGCGCCGAAGTCTTTGACCTCTGGGCGCGCGAGGCCGGGCTATGA
- a CDS encoding aldo/keto reductase, with translation MEKIDLTSDVALSRIVYGMWRLGDDADTSPAHVRAKIDACLEQGITTFDHADIYGGYTAEGIFGAAMREDPSLRDQMEIVTKCDIIVSAGRHSHRKVKHYDTSRAHIEASVETSLRELATDRIDLLLIHRPDPLMDHHETGAVLDDLVASGKVRAVGVSNFRPRDWELLQSAMKTPLVTNQIEISLGCLAPFTNGDLAFHQRQSQPPMAWSPLGGGALMTGEGPVQAVLDEIAQAQGVDRAAVATAFLLAHPARIIPVMGTNNLERIAKLSDALKVQIDRETWFRLYEAGLGQEVP, from the coding sequence ATGGAAAAGATCGACCTCACCTCCGACGTGGCGCTCAGCCGGATCGTCTATGGCATGTGGCGCCTCGGCGACGATGCCGATACCTCGCCCGCCCATGTGCGCGCCAAGATCGACGCCTGTCTGGAGCAGGGGATCACCACCTTCGACCATGCCGACATCTATGGCGGCTACACGGCGGAGGGCATCTTCGGCGCGGCGATGCGCGAGGACCCGTCGCTGCGCGATCAGATGGAAATCGTCACGAAATGCGACATCATCGTCTCGGCGGGGCGTCATTCCCACCGCAAGGTGAAGCACTACGATACCTCGCGCGCGCATATCGAAGCCTCGGTCGAGACCTCGCTGCGGGAGCTTGCCACCGACCGGATCGATCTGCTGCTGATCCACCGCCCCGATCCGCTGATGGATCATCACGAAACAGGCGCTGTGCTCGATGATCTCGTAGCCTCGGGCAAGGTGCGTGCGGTGGGCGTGTCGAACTTCCGCCCCAGGGACTGGGAACTGCTGCAATCGGCGATGAAGACGCCGCTCGTGACCAACCAGATCGAGATCAGCCTCGGCTGCCTCGCGCCCTTCACCAATGGCGACCTGGCCTTCCACCAGCGTCAGTCCCAACCCCCGATGGCATGGTCGCCGCTGGGTGGCGGCGCGCTGATGACAGGCGAGGGCCCTGTGCAGGCGGTGCTCGACGAGATCGCGCAGGCGCAGGGCGTCGATCGCGCAGCTGTCGCGACCGCTTTCCTGCTTGCCCATCCGGCGCGGATCATCCCGGTGATGGGCACCAACAATCTCGAGCGCATCGCGAAGCTCTCCGATGCTTTGAAGGTTCAGATCGACAGGGAGACGTGGTTCCGCCTCTACGAGGCCGGACTCGGTCAGGAGGTCCCATGA
- a CDS encoding TRAP transporter large permease, with translation MLVWFLPLFLVLILIGFPIFFALLAAPGAMLLLNGQERDFALLYRNLYNGMDSFPLLAIPFFMLAGEMMNSGGITRRLVEFSEAMMGHLRGGLAHVNILSSMLFAGLSGSAVADTSALGSMLIPAMEQQGYTRKFAAAITAASSVIGPIIPPSGIMIIYAYVMGQSVAALFLAGIVPGVLVGVGLMVMVKFMANKHGFPPASKKHTWPERGQASLRAFFPLMTPVIILGGILGGVFTPTEAAAIAVAYALIVGLFILRTLRWSDLPHILMRAGLTSSVVLLLVGAAMAFKTVVSLSHAPEALAEFILGLSQNPLILLFLINILLFIVGMFLDAGPAIIVLGPILAPIFTGLGVDPIHFAIIMSVNLTVGLATPPMGLVLFVAAAVSKERVETIARAILPFLAVEVAVIFLITYFPAISMTIPRLTGFAN, from the coding sequence ATGCTGGTCTGGTTCCTTCCGCTTTTCCTCGTCCTGATCCTGATCGGCTTCCCGATCTTCTTCGCGCTGCTCGCGGCCCCGGGCGCGATGCTGCTCCTGAACGGGCAGGAGCGCGACTTCGCGCTGCTTTACCGCAACCTTTACAACGGGATGGACAGCTTCCCGCTGCTCGCCATCCCGTTCTTCATGCTCGCCGGCGAGATGATGAACTCGGGCGGCATCACGCGCCGTCTGGTGGAATTCTCTGAGGCGATGATGGGCCATCTGCGCGGCGGCCTCGCGCATGTGAACATCCTGTCCTCGATGCTGTTCGCGGGGCTTTCGGGCTCGGCAGTGGCCGATACGTCCGCGCTGGGCTCGATGCTGATTCCGGCGATGGAGCAGCAGGGCTACACCCGTAAATTCGCCGCTGCGATCACCGCGGCCAGTTCGGTGATCGGGCCGATCATCCCGCCTTCGGGCATCATGATCATCTATGCCTATGTGATGGGCCAGTCGGTCGCGGCGCTTTTCCTTGCGGGGATCGTGCCTGGCGTTCTGGTCGGTGTCGGGCTGATGGTGATGGTCAAGTTCATGGCCAACAAGCACGGGTTTCCGCCCGCCTCGAAGAAACACACATGGCCCGAGCGGGGACAGGCGAGTTTGCGCGCCTTCTTCCCGCTGATGACGCCGGTCATCATTCTGGGCGGTATCTTGGGCGGCGTCTTCACCCCGACCGAGGCCGCCGCGATCGCCGTGGCCTACGCGCTGATCGTCGGCCTCTTCATCCTGCGCACGCTGCGCTGGAGCGACCTGCCGCATATCCTGATGCGGGCGGGGCTGACGTCCTCGGTGGTGCTGCTGCTGGTGGGCGCGGCGATGGCGTTCAAGACGGTCGTCAGCCTGTCGCACGCCCCCGAAGCGCTGGCGGAGTTCATCCTCGGCCTGTCGCAGAACCCGTTGATCCTGCTGTTCCTGATCAACATCCTGCTGTTCATCGTCGGGATGTTCCTCGACGCGGGCCCCGCGATCATCGTGCTGGGGCCGATCCTCGCGCCGATTTTCACCGGGCTCGGGGTCGATCCGATTCATTTCGCGATCATCATGAGCGTGAACCTGACCGTGGGGCTCGCCACGCCGCCGATGGGGCTGGTGCTGTTCGTGGCCGCCGCGGTGTCGAAGGAACGGGTGGAGACCATCGCCCGCGCGATCCTGCCGTTCCTCGCGGTCGAAGTGGCCGTGATCTTCCTGATCACCTACTTCCCCGCGATTTCGATGACCATTCCCCGTCTGACGGGGTTCGCCAACTAA
- a CDS encoding TetR/AcrR family transcriptional regulator — MTKKTTEKQRLRAPSKRSLASRSRILDAAETVFARDGFEGAKVRDIAALAEVPLGLVNHHGGSKEALFREVVERRAEELARLRLEALAQAKGQGALDLTAILGCFFRPYLAKAAGSDPQWLAYARLVAMVSADPAWADISTDLFDPTAQRFMDEICALHPKVGRAVVAEGFVYSVAALLAFLTSEWRIAALASQSDAQASVEGLVAFCAAGCAARIAQAET, encoded by the coding sequence ATGACGAAAAAGACGACCGAGAAACAAAGGCTTAGAGCGCCGTCGAAGCGCTCTCTCGCGAGCCGTTCACGGATTCTCGATGCGGCGGAAACGGTGTTCGCGCGGGACGGATTCGAGGGCGCGAAGGTGCGCGACATCGCCGCGCTGGCCGAGGTGCCGCTGGGTCTGGTGAACCATCACGGGGGCTCAAAAGAGGCGCTGTTTCGCGAAGTGGTGGAGCGGCGCGCCGAAGAGCTGGCGCGTCTGCGTCTGGAGGCTCTGGCGCAGGCGAAGGGGCAGGGGGCGCTCGATCTGACGGCGATCCTCGGCTGCTTCTTCCGGCCCTATCTGGCGAAGGCGGCAGGCAGCGATCCGCAATGGCTGGCCTATGCGCGGCTGGTGGCGATGGTCTCGGCCGATCCGGCCTGGGCCGATATTTCTACCGATCTTTTCGACCCGACCGCACAGCGTTTCATGGATGAAATCTGCGCGCTGCATCCCAAGGTGGGCCGGGCGGTGGTGGCAGAAGGGTTCGTCTATTCGGTTGCAGCCCTTCTGGCCTTCCTCACCTCGGAATGGCGGATCGCGGCGCTGGCCTCGCAGTCCGATGCGCAAGCCTCGGTCGAGGGGCTGGTCGCCTTCTGTGCCGCAGGCTGTGCAGCGCGCATCGCGCAGGCCGAGACGTGA
- a CDS encoding flavin reductase family protein — translation MMNATRQFTPRTFVPGPENTRLLRDAFGRFATGITIVTAASENGPVAITANSFSSVSLDPPLVIWAPDRNSRRFVHFEKAEHYAIHVLAADQDDLCFATTKNAHALLDHAYHLNDHGVPLIDGCLARFECHRVACHEGGDHLLVLGQVERAVMRDDGDALAFYRGQVRRIEMN, via the coding sequence ATGATGAACGCCACCCGCCAGTTTACCCCGCGCACCTTCGTGCCGGGTCCCGAGAACACCCGCCTGCTGCGCGACGCCTTCGGGCGTTTCGCGACAGGCATCACCATCGTGACCGCCGCCAGCGAGAATGGCCCGGTCGCGATCACGGCGAACAGTTTCTCTTCGGTCTCGCTCGATCCGCCGCTGGTGATCTGGGCCCCGGACCGCAATTCGCGACGTTTCGTGCATTTCGAGAAGGCCGAGCATTACGCGATCCACGTGCTCGCCGCCGATCAGGACGATCTCTGCTTTGCGACTACGAAGAACGCCCACGCGCTGCTCGATCACGCCTATCACCTGAACGATCACGGCGTGCCGCTGATCGACGGTTGCCTCGCGCGGTTCGAATGTCACCGCGTGGCCTGTCATGAGGGCGGCGACCACCTGCTGGTGCTGGGTCAGGTCGAGCGCGCGGTGATGCGTGACGATGGCGATGCGCTGGCCTTCTACCGCGGCCAGGTGCGGCGCATCGAGATGAACTGA
- a CDS encoding thioredoxin family protein: MKDVKVYGPGCKRCEKTEELVKEAAAKLGIEVSVEKVTDPRAIAMAGVMSTPGVSVDGKLVHTGGLPDSGKLERWLSA, translated from the coding sequence ATGAAGGACGTCAAGGTTTACGGCCCCGGCTGCAAGCGCTGCGAAAAGACCGAGGAGTTGGTCAAGGAAGCGGCCGCCAAGCTCGGCATCGAGGTGTCGGTCGAGAAGGTTACCGACCCCCGCGCGATCGCCATGGCAGGCGTGATGTCGACCCCCGGCGTCTCGGTCGACGGGAAGCTGGTGCATACGGGCGGCCTGCCGGATAGCGGCAAGCTCGAGCGGTGGCTATCGGCCTGA
- a CDS encoding bile acid:sodium symporter family protein, which yields MTGLDAVRLNFSPGALHLLNAILGIVMFSVAIDLSPRDFRPLVRRPWALIVGFTSQFLVLPALTFGLVLALQPSPSIALGLILVAACPGGNVSNFFTHRAGGNTALSVSLTAFATVAAIVLTPLNIAFWGSLYAPTRALLHETHIDPVSVAITVGVMLLLPLIAGIALNHYRYDLTTRIRDPLKWVSMAIFVAFVALSLSANWSYFVQFVGLIAGMVVLHNALAFAGGYGTATLARLSPFDRRAITIETGIQNSGLGLVLIFAFFGGLGGMAIVAAFWGIWHIIAGFAISTFMRRKEAAR from the coding sequence ATGACCGGGCTCGACGCGGTCCGGCTGAATTTCAGCCCCGGCGCTCTGCATCTGCTCAACGCGATCCTCGGCATCGTCATGTTCTCAGTCGCGATCGACCTCTCCCCCCGCGATTTCCGCCCGCTGGTGCGCAGGCCCTGGGCGCTGATCGTGGGGTTCACGTCGCAGTTTCTGGTGCTGCCCGCGCTGACCTTCGGGCTGGTGCTGGCGCTGCAGCCCAGCCCGTCGATTGCGCTCGGGCTGATCCTCGTCGCGGCTTGTCCCGGCGGGAATGTCTCGAACTTCTTCACCCATCGGGCGGGCGGGAACACGGCGCTGTCGGTCTCGCTGACCGCCTTCGCCACGGTGGCGGCGATCGTGCTGACGCCGCTCAATATCGCGTTCTGGGGCAGCCTTTACGCCCCGACGCGCGCGCTGCTGCACGAGACCCATATCGACCCGGTGAGCGTGGCGATCACCGTGGGTGTCATGCTGCTGTTGCCGCTGATCGCCGGGATCGCGCTGAACCATTACCGCTACGATCTGACGACCCGCATTCGCGATCCGCTGAAATGGGTGTCGATGGCGATTTTCGTGGCTTTCGTGGCGCTCTCGCTCAGCGCCAACTGGTCCTATTTCGTCCAATTCGTCGGGCTGATCGCGGGGATGGTGGTGCTGCACAATGCGCTGGCGTTTGCGGGAGGCTATGGCACCGCGACGCTGGCGCGGCTTTCGCCCTTCGACCGGCGCGCGATCACCATCGAGACGGGTATCCAGAATTCAGGGCTCGGCCTCGTGCTGATATTCGCCTTCTTCGGAGGTTTGGGCGGCATGGCAATCGTCGCGGCTTTCTGGGGCATCTGGCACATCATCGCGGGCTTCGCGATCTCGACATTCATGAGACGAAAGGAGGCCGCGCGATGA
- a CDS encoding flavin-containing monooxygenase has protein sequence MTDTRGRFALIGAGPMGLAAAKVLGEQGVDYQGFELHSDVGGLWDIEGAHSTMYESAHLISSKRMTEFTDFPMREEVAEYPSHREMAQYFRDFADHFDIRRHYRFNAKVTKVEPLGGDGEGWRVSWRDSEGEHSEIYAGVLIANGTLSEPNMPEFPGQFDGELIHSSAYRDPSQFTGKRVLVVGAGNSGCDIAVDAIHHGKSCDLSMRRGYYFVPKYVFGKPADTLGGAIKLPMWLKRKIDGALLKWFVGDPQKYGFPKPDYKLYESHPIVNSLVLFHAGHGDLKVRADIERLDGKTVHFKDGAQAEYDMILAATGYKLHYPFIAPELLNWQGDAPHLYLNAMHPKRDDLFVLGMLEASGLGWQGRHEQAEMVARYIRGLREGSEAAKRLQAKKAEGFERATGGMAYLKLARMAYYVDKATYRKAVTGWIKALGGKAPA, from the coding sequence ATGACAGATACGAGGGGCAGGTTCGCCCTGATCGGCGCGGGCCCGATGGGTCTGGCCGCGGCCAAGGTGCTGGGCGAACAAGGGGTAGACTATCAGGGGTTCGAGCTGCACAGCGATGTGGGCGGGCTCTGGGATATCGAGGGCGCGCATTCGACGATGTATGAAAGCGCGCATCTGATTTCCTCGAAGCGGATGACGGAATTCACCGATTTCCCGATGCGCGAGGAGGTGGCGGAATATCCCAGCCACCGCGAGATGGCGCAGTATTTCCGCGATTTCGCCGATCATTTCGACATTCGGCGCCATTACCGCTTCAACGCCAAGGTGACGAAGGTTGAACCGCTGGGCGGCGATGGCGAAGGCTGGCGGGTCAGTTGGCGCGATAGCGAGGGCGAGCATTCTGAGATCTATGCAGGCGTTCTGATCGCCAATGGCACGCTCTCCGAACCGAACATGCCGGAGTTCCCCGGCCAGTTCGACGGCGAGTTGATCCACTCCTCGGCCTATCGCGACCCGTCGCAATTCACCGGCAAGCGCGTGCTCGTCGTGGGCGCGGGCAATTCGGGCTGCGACATCGCGGTGGACGCGATCCATCACGGCAAAAGCTGCGATCTTTCGATGCGACGCGGCTATTACTTCGTGCCGAAATACGTCTTCGGCAAACCCGCCGACACGCTAGGCGGCGCAATCAAGCTGCCGATGTGGCTCAAGCGCAAGATCGACGGCGCGCTGCTGAAATGGTTCGTCGGCGATCCGCAGAAATACGGGTTTCCCAAGCCCGATTACAAACTCTACGAGAGCCATCCGATCGTGAACTCGCTGGTGCTGTTCCACGCAGGTCACGGCGATCTGAAAGTGCGCGCGGATATCGAAAGGCTCGACGGCAAAACGGTGCACTTCAAGGATGGCGCGCAGGCCGAGTATGACATGATCCTCGCGGCCACCGGCTACAAGCTGCACTACCCCTTCATCGCGCCGGAGCTGCTGAACTGGCAAGGCGACGCGCCGCATCTGTACCTTAACGCGATGCACCCCAAGCGCGACGATCTCTTCGTGCTGGGAATGCTCGAGGCGAGCGGGCTTGGCTGGCAGGGCCGTCACGAACAAGCCGAGATGGTGGCGCGCTACATTCGCGGGCTGCGCGAGGGATCGGAGGCCGCGAAGCGCCTGCAGGCGAAGAAGGCCGAGGGGTTCGAGCGCGCGACCGGCGGCATGGCCTATCTCAAGCTCGCGCGGATGGCCTATTACGTGGACAAGGCGACCTATCGCAAGGCGGTCACCGGCTGGATCAAGGCGCTCGGCGGGAAGGCCCCGGCATGA
- a CDS encoding SDR family NAD(P)-dependent oxidoreductase: protein MSARVAVISGGAGGLGQALSAGLRAEGWQVVLLDRNISGLTAAPNEEAIACDLTDPAQLETACDDIRARHPRIELAIYNAGVTQIGPFSELSEAAHRKVFEINYFAATAMARHFLEPLRESHGTHLAISSVAGFSPLYHRTAYAASKHALEGFFKSLRSEEASHGVRVQIAAPSFVATNLDRAERQSDGIARPGAAADGVDYMTPEAAAQVILAGLKRNRPMIPVGRVARLAWWINRASPGLFQRLMERNIARDPS from the coding sequence ATGAGCGCGCGCGTCGCGGTAATCTCGGGCGGCGCCGGGGGGCTTGGGCAGGCGCTCTCGGCGGGGCTGCGCGCCGAGGGCTGGCAGGTCGTGCTGCTCGACCGGAATATCTCGGGCCTTACCGCCGCGCCGAATGAAGAGGCCATCGCGTGCGATCTGACCGATCCGGCGCAACTGGAGACAGCCTGCGATGACATCCGCGCACGTCACCCCCGGATCGAGCTCGCGATCTACAACGCGGGCGTCACCCAGATCGGGCCGTTCTCCGAGCTGAGCGAGGCCGCACATCGCAAGGTCTTCGAAATCAACTATTTCGCGGCAACCGCGATGGCGCGGCATTTCCTCGAACCGCTGCGGGAAAGCCACGGCACGCATCTGGCGATTTCTTCGGTGGCGGGATTCTCGCCGCTCTATCACCGCACCGCCTATGCAGCGTCGAAACATGCGTTGGAAGGGTTCTTCAAATCGTTGCGTTCGGAGGAGGCCTCTCACGGCGTGCGTGTGCAGATCGCAGCCCCCTCCTTCGTGGCGACAAATCTAGACCGGGCCGAGCGGCAATCAGACGGCATCGCACGTCCCGGAGCGGCTGCGGACGGGGTGGATTACATGACGCCCGAGGCTGCCGCGCAGGTGATCCTCGCCGGGCTGAAGCGCAACCGCCCGATGATCCCGGTAGGCCGCGTCGCGCGGCTCGCGTGGTGGATCAACCGCGCCTCGCCCGGGCTGTTCCAGCGGCTCATGGAGCGTAACATCGCGCGCGATCCTTCCTGA
- a CDS encoding permease codes for MSVTQHETPHGGMPGWAWSVVVAAGLVAWWGIYRQLPALSEWIVSFLPVTRDTHTGEALAFFFYDVPKVMMLLTLIVFAMGVVRSFFSPEKTRALLSGKREGVGNVMAAGLGVLTPFCSCSAVPLFIGFVSAGIPLGVTFSFLIAAPMVNEVALILLIGLVGWPVALVYLGFGLAIAIVAGWVIGRLHVEGWLQDWVRDIHSGATTPGAVESDELSMTDRYRLGLEAVREIFSRVWIWIIIGIAMGALIHGYVPQDLMVRIMGSGTWWSVPAAVLMGVPMYTNAAGVIPIVEALLGKGAALGTVLAFMMSVIALSMPEMIILRQVLKLRLIAVFIGVVASGILAVGFLFNALF; via the coding sequence ATGAGTGTGACACAGCATGAAACCCCGCATGGCGGGATGCCCGGCTGGGCGTGGAGCGTGGTCGTCGCGGCAGGCCTCGTCGCGTGGTGGGGGATCTACCGCCAGCTCCCGGCCCTCTCCGAATGGATCGTCTCGTTCCTGCCGGTCACTCGCGACACGCATACTGGCGAGGCGCTGGCCTTCTTCTTCTACGACGTCCCGAAAGTGATGATGCTGCTCACCCTGATCGTCTTCGCGATGGGGGTCGTGCGCAGCTTCTTCAGCCCGGAAAAAACCCGCGCGCTTCTCTCGGGCAAGCGCGAGGGCGTCGGCAACGTGATGGCGGCGGGCTTGGGCGTCTTGACGCCGTTCTGCTCCTGCTCGGCGGTGCCGCTCTTCATCGGCTTCGTCTCCGCAGGCATCCCGCTGGGCGTCACCTTTTCGTTCCTGATCGCAGCCCCGATGGTCAACGAAGTGGCGCTGATCCTGCTCATCGGCCTCGTCGGCTGGCCCGTGGCGCTGGTCTATCTCGGCTTCGGACTCGCCATCGCGATCGTCGCGGGCTGGGTGATCGGCAGGCTCCATGTCGAGGGCTGGCTGCAGGACTGGGTGCGCGACATCCATTCCGGCGCGACCACCCCGGGCGCGGTCGAGAGCGACGAACTAAGTATGACCGACCGCTATCGCCTTGGCCTCGAGGCGGTGCGCGAGATCTTCTCCAGGGTCTGGATCTGGATCATCATCGGTATCGCGATGGGCGCTCTGATCCACGGCTATGTCCCGCAAGACCTGATGGTGCGTATCATGGGTTCGGGCACGTGGTGGTCGGTGCCCGCGGCGGTGCTGATGGGCGTACCGATGTACACCAACGCCGCTGGCGTCATCCCGATCGTCGAGGCGCTTCTGGGCAAGGGCGCGGCGCTCGGTACGGTTCTGGCCTTCATGATGTCGGTGATCGCGCTGTCGATGCCCGAGATGATCATCCTGCGTCAGGTCCTGAAACTGCGCCTGATCGCGGTCTTCATCGGGGTTGTCGCCAGCGGGATCCTTGCCGTCGGCTTCCTGTTCAACGCATTGTTCTAA